In Anas acuta chromosome 5, bAnaAcu1.1, whole genome shotgun sequence, a single window of DNA contains:
- the SLC17A6 gene encoding vesicular glutamate transporter 2 isoform X1 — translation MESVKQRILTPGKEGLKNFAGKSLGQLYRVLEKRQKPGDTIELTEDGKPMEVPEKKAPLCDCTCFGLPRRYIIAIMSGLGFCISFGIRCNLGVAIVDMVNNSTIHRGGKIIKEKAKFNWDPETVGMIHGSFFWGYIITQIPGGYISSRLAANRVFGAAILLTSSLNMLIPSAARVHYGCVIFVRILQGLVEGVTYPACHGIWSKWAPPLERSRLATTSFCGSYAGAVIAMPLAGILVQYTGWSSVFYVYGSFGIVWYMFWLLVSYESPAKHPTITDEERRYIEESIGESANLLGAMEKYKTPWRKFFTSMPVYAIIVANFCRSWTFYLLLISQPAYFEEVFGFEISKVGILSAVPHLVMTIIVPIGGQIADFLRSKQILSTTTVRKIMNCGGFGMEATLLLVVGYSHSKGVAISFLVLAVGFSGFAISGFNVNHLDIAPRYASILMGISNGVGTLSGMVCPIIVGAMTKNKTREEWQYVFLIAALVHYGGVIFYGIFASGEKQPWADPEQTSEEKCGFIHEDELAEETGDITQNYVNYGTTKSYGATTQVNGGWPNGWEKKEEFVQQEVQDSYNYKEGDYS, via the exons AGTCCTAGAGAAGAGGCAGAAGCCCGGGGACACCATCGAGCTGACGGAAGATGGGAAACCCATGGAAGTGCCCGAGAAGAAAGCCCCGCTCTGCGACTGTACCTGCTTCGGGCTGCCCCGGAGATACATCATTGCCATCATGAGTGGACTGGGATTCTGCATTTCCTTCGGGATCCGATGTAACTTGGGAGTGGCCATCGTGGACATGGTCAATAACAGCACCATACACCGAGGAGGAAAAATTATTAAAGAG AAAGCGAAGTTCAATTGGGATCCCGAAACAGTTGGCATGATCCACGGCTCTTTTTTCTGGGGATACATAATCACCCAAATCCCCGGCGGGTATATCTCGTCCCGACTGGCAGCGAACAG AGTGTTTGGTGCTGCTATACTGCTGACATCCTCCCTCAACATGCTAATACCATCTGCAGCCAGGGTGCATTACGGGTGTGTCATCTTTGTTAGGATCTTGCAGGGCCTTGTAGAG GGAGTCACCTACCCTGCCTGCCACGGCATCTGGAGCAAGTGGGCCCCCCCATTAGAGAGAAGTAGGTTAGCAACCACTTCCTTTTGTG GTTCCTATGCAGGAGCTGTTATTGCAATGCCTTTAGCTGGGATCCTAGTGCAATATACAGGGTGGTCTTCGGTGTTCTATGTGTATG GGAGCTTTGGTATAGTCTGGTATATGTTCTGGCTTTTGGTTTCATATGAGAGCCCTGCAAAGCATCCTACGAtcacagatgaagaaagaagatACATAGAAGAAAGCATTGGAGAGAGTGCCAACCTCCTAGGTGCAATGGAA aaatacaaaactcCTTGGAGAAAATTTTTTACATCTATGCCAGTCTATGCAATAATTGTTGCAAACTTCTGTAGGAGCTGGACTTTTTACTTGCTGCTTATTAGTCAGCCTGCTTACTTTGAGGAAGTGTTTGGATTTGAAATAAGCAAG gtGGGTATCTTATCTGCTGTGCCACATTTAGTGATGACAATTATTGTTCCCATTGGGGGACAAATTGCAGACTTTTTAAGGAGCAAACAGATTCTTTCAACCACTACTGTGAGAAAGATAATGAACTGCGGAG GTTTTGGTATGGAAGCAACTCTTCTTCTTGTGGTGGGATATTCTCACAGTAAAGGAGTGGCTATTTCATTCTTAGTACTTGCTGTAGGCTTTAGTGGATTCGCCATATCTG GATTCAATGTCAACCATTTAGACATTGCCCCAAGGTATGCCAGCATATTAATGGGGATTTCTAATGGAGTCGGGACCTTGTCTGGAATGGTATGCCCTATAATTGTTGGAGCAATGACAAAGAACAAG ACACGTGAAGAGTGGCAGTATGTCTTCCTCATTGCTGCTTTAGTTCATTACGGAGGCGTTATATTCTATGGCATATTTGCTTCAGGAGAGAAACAACCCTGGGCAGACCCCGAACAGACAAGTGAAGAGAAATGTGGCTTTATTCATGAAGATGAACTAGCTGAAGAGACAGGGGACATTACTCAGAATTATGTAAATTATGGTACCACCAAGTCCTATGGTGCTACAACCCAGGTCAACGGTGGCTGGCCTAATGggtgggagaaaaaagaggaatttgtACAACAGGAAGTACAAGACTCATACAACTACAAGGAAGGAGATTATTCATAA
- the SLC17A6 gene encoding vesicular glutamate transporter 2 isoform X2, whose translation MEVPEKKAPLCDCTCFGLPRRYIIAIMSGLGFCISFGIRCNLGVAIVDMVNNSTIHRGGKIIKEKAKFNWDPETVGMIHGSFFWGYIITQIPGGYISSRLAANRVFGAAILLTSSLNMLIPSAARVHYGCVIFVRILQGLVEGVTYPACHGIWSKWAPPLERSRLATTSFCGSYAGAVIAMPLAGILVQYTGWSSVFYVYGSFGIVWYMFWLLVSYESPAKHPTITDEERRYIEESIGESANLLGAMEKYKTPWRKFFTSMPVYAIIVANFCRSWTFYLLLISQPAYFEEVFGFEISKVGILSAVPHLVMTIIVPIGGQIADFLRSKQILSTTTVRKIMNCGGFGMEATLLLVVGYSHSKGVAISFLVLAVGFSGFAISGFNVNHLDIAPRYASILMGISNGVGTLSGMVCPIIVGAMTKNKTREEWQYVFLIAALVHYGGVIFYGIFASGEKQPWADPEQTSEEKCGFIHEDELAEETGDITQNYVNYGTTKSYGATTQVNGGWPNGWEKKEEFVQQEVQDSYNYKEGDYS comes from the exons ATGGAAGTGCCCGAGAAGAAAGCCCCGCTCTGCGACTGTACCTGCTTCGGGCTGCCCCGGAGATACATCATTGCCATCATGAGTGGACTGGGATTCTGCATTTCCTTCGGGATCCGATGTAACTTGGGAGTGGCCATCGTGGACATGGTCAATAACAGCACCATACACCGAGGAGGAAAAATTATTAAAGAG AAAGCGAAGTTCAATTGGGATCCCGAAACAGTTGGCATGATCCACGGCTCTTTTTTCTGGGGATACATAATCACCCAAATCCCCGGCGGGTATATCTCGTCCCGACTGGCAGCGAACAG AGTGTTTGGTGCTGCTATACTGCTGACATCCTCCCTCAACATGCTAATACCATCTGCAGCCAGGGTGCATTACGGGTGTGTCATCTTTGTTAGGATCTTGCAGGGCCTTGTAGAG GGAGTCACCTACCCTGCCTGCCACGGCATCTGGAGCAAGTGGGCCCCCCCATTAGAGAGAAGTAGGTTAGCAACCACTTCCTTTTGTG GTTCCTATGCAGGAGCTGTTATTGCAATGCCTTTAGCTGGGATCCTAGTGCAATATACAGGGTGGTCTTCGGTGTTCTATGTGTATG GGAGCTTTGGTATAGTCTGGTATATGTTCTGGCTTTTGGTTTCATATGAGAGCCCTGCAAAGCATCCTACGAtcacagatgaagaaagaagatACATAGAAGAAAGCATTGGAGAGAGTGCCAACCTCCTAGGTGCAATGGAA aaatacaaaactcCTTGGAGAAAATTTTTTACATCTATGCCAGTCTATGCAATAATTGTTGCAAACTTCTGTAGGAGCTGGACTTTTTACTTGCTGCTTATTAGTCAGCCTGCTTACTTTGAGGAAGTGTTTGGATTTGAAATAAGCAAG gtGGGTATCTTATCTGCTGTGCCACATTTAGTGATGACAATTATTGTTCCCATTGGGGGACAAATTGCAGACTTTTTAAGGAGCAAACAGATTCTTTCAACCACTACTGTGAGAAAGATAATGAACTGCGGAG GTTTTGGTATGGAAGCAACTCTTCTTCTTGTGGTGGGATATTCTCACAGTAAAGGAGTGGCTATTTCATTCTTAGTACTTGCTGTAGGCTTTAGTGGATTCGCCATATCTG GATTCAATGTCAACCATTTAGACATTGCCCCAAGGTATGCCAGCATATTAATGGGGATTTCTAATGGAGTCGGGACCTTGTCTGGAATGGTATGCCCTATAATTGTTGGAGCAATGACAAAGAACAAG ACACGTGAAGAGTGGCAGTATGTCTTCCTCATTGCTGCTTTAGTTCATTACGGAGGCGTTATATTCTATGGCATATTTGCTTCAGGAGAGAAACAACCCTGGGCAGACCCCGAACAGACAAGTGAAGAGAAATGTGGCTTTATTCATGAAGATGAACTAGCTGAAGAGACAGGGGACATTACTCAGAATTATGTAAATTATGGTACCACCAAGTCCTATGGTGCTACAACCCAGGTCAACGGTGGCTGGCCTAATGggtgggagaaaaaagaggaatttgtACAACAGGAAGTACAAGACTCATACAACTACAAGGAAGGAGATTATTCATAA